A region of the Methanobrevibacter ruminantium M1 genome:
CCTTCAATTCTTTGATGATAAGGATAATGTGGTTTATGAGGTAAATTCAACAGCCGATGAGTTTAAATCAGGCATTATATGGAGTGGTGATATAAATAAAGGTGATATTAAGCATATTGGGTTTAAATTAACTGATATGGATAATAAAATACTCTCCCAAGAGGATTATAATCTTGGATTGTAGTTTCTGCATTTCGATGGGTTATAATCTTGGATTGTAGTTTTCTGCTTTGCGGAAAGGATTTAGTCGGATTGTAATATTTTATTATTTAGTTTTTTTAATTCCTATCAATTTTATATATTGGGTAATAATCTGTTGTTTGATCTTTTTAATTCCAATGAATTTTAAAATCGAATATTTTATTCGGTTTTTTTAATTTCGAAGAGAATTATAAGAAAATGAAAATGGACTATTATCTGATTTAATCAATAAAAAATAGATTATGGTGAAAATGAAATTTAAGCGTAGTTTAATATTGGCAGTGATTTTGATAATCCTATTTTCACTTGGAACTGTTGCAGCAAGTGAAAATATAGTTATTGATGAGTCTTCTGATTCCAATTTAGTTATAGACCATGCTAAGGATAATTATTTATTCAATGGACCTATAAAAGATAATTATTTATCTAGCAGTTCTATTAGTGATAATTATTTATCTAAAGGTGTTCTTGATGATTCTTATTTATCAAGAAGCGATTTGGATGATTCTTATTTATCTATGGATGATGGCAAAGGCTCTATCGATTTGACGAATCATAATCAACTATCTAATTCAGATGATAAACAGCTTAAAACTTCTAATTTAGAGGATGAAAAACAGCTTGAAAGTGTAAATAAAGGAGATAAGCTTCTTAAAGATTCAAATGACAATGTCGATTTGTTTATTAATATGGATGTAAAGACATCATTGACCAACAAGCAATATAACCGTGCAGGAAGCGAAGTTCCATGGATTATAACTGTTTCCTCTCTCAATGGAACCAGCTATAATACCCAAGTTCGTGACGTTTTATCTGAAAATTTACAGTATTTATCACATAATGCTACAATGGGAACATTCGATCCGGAAAATGGAATT
Encoded here:
- a CDS encoding DUF11 domain-containing protein, whose product is MKFKRSLILAVILIILFSLGTVAASENIVIDESSDSNLVIDHAKDNYLFNGPIKDNYLSSSSISDNYLSKGVLDDSYLSRSDLDDSYLSMDDGKGSIDLTNHNQLSNSDDKQLKTSNLEDEKQLESVNKGDKLLKDSNDNVDLFINMDVKTSLTNKQYNRAGSEVPWIITVSSLNGTSYNTQVRDVLSENLQYLSHNATMGTFDPENGIWTVGDLESSKNASLTILTRLKRDGTYINKAYATTDSNDVNLLNNFLIISIRTGSSKITSNITETSDEREGIQHNVHYASMVDTDFIYRYEEDSSEDDGGNEEGQSEGNSHTKTRSLGNKLKLFNAQNIDYHSLSKNIGGALGFGYNSNGGFLNSKDIYEALFVYDYTRIPIIVFAAFLVVLASIVGYDKVKSSK